A region of Streptomyces paludis DNA encodes the following proteins:
- a CDS encoding phosphocholine-specific phospholipase C, whose protein sequence is MSREISRRRMLALGSGALGTAAVGSVLPPSLQAALAAEPPAGGLEAVRHVVILMQENRSFDHYFGTLRGVRGFGDRNAVELPSGEPVFAQPGAGASAAAAAPGGGPAAVLPFPIRDAAAAQREDLQYIGDLDHSWDGGASAWNNGWMDRWVSAKTAATMAYYDRRDIPLHYELADTFTVCDAYHSSIHSSTSPNRNHLWSGWTGFEADGRRAVGNDAYEEDTHPGYPWPTYAERLEKAGRSWQTYTEWENFTDNNIEFFTVFKDIARKALAPARALSGQPGAAGFTYMEAFYAAVRDTADPAGRERLLAALEEGVATLDRRERSLFERGLRRVESGTLAERFRADVAAGTLPEVSYLVPPAVDSEHPGSSSPVASAGLVYKVLDALGAHPEVWRHTVVLINYDENDGFFDHVPPPVPPLDDPDERWRGRPTGLGMRVPLLVVSPWTVGGHVCSQVFDHTSVIRFLERWTGVAEPNITAWRRTVTGDLTSAFDFTDSRSLPAVERPAAVPPFTGRWRPVPPAEQRMPVQEPGVRPARPLPYQTDAYGRVGADGRAFEVVLSNTGRASAHFALYPYAGEFAVPQHRDVRGTAQWTVPLTGAAGTGTTGTGAAGTGRDAYRFTITGPNGFRREFSGPATGRGAELSSSVDHHDRDLHLTLRNSGDRSVTFTVRPLGYVDEADLSGWTRRITVKPGKERAVVHSAADAHGWYDIEVTADEVTADGVTEDSDGHARVPFRRRLMGHIENGRVSVSG, encoded by the coding sequence ATGTCACGGGAGATCTCGCGCAGAAGAATGCTCGCCCTCGGCTCCGGCGCCCTGGGTACGGCCGCGGTCGGATCGGTGCTGCCGCCGTCCCTCCAGGCGGCGCTTGCCGCCGAGCCGCCCGCCGGCGGGCTGGAGGCGGTCCGGCACGTGGTGATCCTGATGCAGGAGAACCGTTCGTTCGACCACTACTTCGGCACCCTGCGTGGGGTGCGCGGCTTCGGTGACCGCAACGCGGTGGAACTGCCCTCCGGGGAGCCCGTCTTCGCCCAGCCGGGCGCGGGCGCCTCCGCTGCCGCTGCCGCGCCGGGTGGCGGCCCGGCCGCCGTGCTGCCGTTCCCGATCCGGGACGCCGCCGCGGCGCAGCGCGAGGACCTCCAGTACATCGGGGATCTCGACCACTCGTGGGACGGCGGGGCCTCGGCCTGGAACAACGGCTGGATGGACCGCTGGGTCTCCGCCAAGACCGCCGCGACCATGGCGTACTACGACCGGCGGGACATCCCGCTCCACTACGAACTCGCCGACACCTTTACGGTCTGCGACGCGTACCACTCCTCCATCCACTCCTCGACGAGCCCCAACCGCAACCACCTGTGGAGCGGCTGGACCGGCTTCGAGGCCGACGGGCGGCGGGCCGTGGGCAATGACGCGTACGAGGAGGACACCCACCCGGGCTACCCGTGGCCGACCTACGCGGAGCGGCTGGAGAAGGCGGGCCGGAGCTGGCAGACATACACCGAGTGGGAGAACTTCACCGACAACAACATCGAGTTCTTCACCGTCTTCAAGGACATCGCGCGCAAGGCGCTCGCCCCGGCACGCGCGCTGTCCGGGCAGCCCGGCGCGGCCGGCTTCACGTACATGGAGGCGTTCTACGCCGCGGTGCGCGACACGGCGGACCCGGCCGGGCGCGAGCGGCTGCTCGCCGCGCTGGAGGAGGGCGTCGCCACCCTGGACCGGCGCGAGCGCTCGCTCTTCGAGCGGGGGCTGCGGCGGGTGGAGAGCGGCACACTGGCCGAGCGGTTCCGGGCGGATGTGGCCGCCGGGACGCTGCCCGAGGTGTCGTACCTGGTGCCGCCCGCGGTCGACTCCGAGCACCCCGGCTCCTCGTCGCCGGTCGCCAGCGCGGGCCTCGTCTACAAGGTCCTCGACGCGCTCGGGGCGCATCCGGAGGTCTGGCGCCACACCGTCGTACTGATCAACTACGACGAGAACGACGGCTTCTTCGACCATGTGCCGCCGCCCGTGCCGCCCCTGGACGACCCCGACGAGCGCTGGCGGGGCCGGCCGACCGGGCTCGGTATGCGGGTGCCGCTGCTGGTCGTGTCGCCGTGGACGGTCGGCGGGCATGTCTGCTCGCAGGTCTTCGACCACACCTCCGTCATCCGTTTCCTGGAGCGGTGGACAGGGGTGGCCGAGCCGAACATCACCGCCTGGCGGCGTACCGTCACCGGCGATCTGACCTCGGCGTTCGACTTCACGGACAGCCGGAGCCTGCCCGCGGTGGAACGGCCCGCCGCCGTACCGCCGTTCACCGGCCGCTGGCGGCCCGTACCCCCGGCCGAGCAGCGGATGCCCGTGCAGGAGCCCGGCGTCCGCCCGGCGCGCCCGCTGCCGTACCAGACCGACGCGTACGGGCGGGTCGGCGCCGACGGCCGCGCCTTCGAGGTCGTGCTGAGCAATACAGGGCGCGCGAGCGCGCACTTCGCGCTCTATCCGTACGCGGGTGAGTTCGCGGTGCCGCAGCACCGCGATGTAAGGGGCACGGCGCAATGGACGGTGCCCCTTACCGGGGCGGCCGGGACCGGGACGACCGGGACCGGGGCGGCTGGGACCGGGCGGGACGCGTACCGGTTCACGATCACCGGGCCGAACGGCTTCCGGCGCGAGTTCTCCGGTCCGGCGACCGGCCGGGGCGCCGAACTCTCCTCCTCCGTCGACCATCACGACCGCGATCTCCATCTCACCCTGCGCAACAGCGGCGACCGGTCGGTCACCTTCACCGTGCGCCCGCTCGGATACGTCGACGAGGCCGACCTGAGCGGCTGGACCCGGCGGATCACGGTGAAGCCGGGCAAGGAGCGGGCCGTGGTGCACTCGGCGGCCGACGCCCACGGCTGGTACGACATCGAGGTCACCGCGGACGAGGTCACCGCGGACGGTGTAACTGAGGACAGTGACGGGCACGCGCGCGTGCCGTTCCGCCGCCGCCTCATGGGGCATATCGAGAACGGCCGGGTGAGCGTATCCGGGTAG
- the gatB gene encoding Asp-tRNA(Asn)/Glu-tRNA(Gln) amidotransferase subunit GatB — protein MTVIDLVSYEDALATYDPVMGLEVHVELGTKTKMFCGCSTELGAEPNSQTCPTCLGMPGSLPVVNAIGVESAIKIGLALNCEIAEWCRFARKNYFYPDMPKNFQTSQYDEPIAFNGHLDVQLEDGEIFRVEIERAHMEEDTGKSLHVGGATGRIHGASHSLLDYNRAGIPLIEIVTKPIEGAGARAPEVAKAYVAELRELIKALGVSEARMEMGQMRCDVNLSLRPHGRAEFGTRSETKNVNSLRSVERAARFEIQRHAAVLDGGGTILQETRHFHEEDGSTTSGRIKDNAEDYRYFPEPDLVPVAPARAWVEELRAALPELPRVRRNRLREEWGVSEHDMQSILNAGAIDLIVATIDAGAPADQARKWWMGELARHANESGRALDEQPITPAQVARIAALVAAGDLNDKLARQVIEGVLAGEGGPDTVVEKRGLKVVSDEGALGAAVDEAIAANAAVADKIRAGKVAAAGALVGAVMKATRGQADAARVRELILEKLGAEG, from the coding sequence GTGACCGTCATTGACCTGGTGTCGTACGAGGACGCGCTGGCGACCTACGACCCCGTCATGGGCCTCGAAGTCCATGTCGAGCTGGGCACCAAGACCAAGATGTTCTGCGGCTGCTCGACCGAGCTGGGGGCCGAGCCCAACTCGCAGACGTGTCCGACCTGTCTGGGGATGCCCGGATCGCTGCCGGTCGTGAACGCGATCGGTGTCGAGTCCGCCATCAAGATCGGGCTCGCGCTGAACTGCGAGATCGCCGAGTGGTGCCGTTTCGCCCGGAAGAACTACTTCTATCCGGACATGCCGAAGAACTTCCAGACCTCCCAGTACGACGAGCCGATCGCCTTCAACGGCCATCTGGACGTCCAGCTGGAGGACGGGGAGATCTTCCGCGTGGAGATCGAGCGCGCCCACATGGAGGAGGACACCGGCAAGTCGCTGCACGTCGGTGGTGCCACCGGGCGGATCCACGGGGCCTCGCACTCGCTGCTGGACTACAACCGCGCCGGGATCCCGCTCATCGAGATCGTCACCAAGCCCATCGAGGGCGCCGGCGCGCGGGCGCCCGAGGTGGCCAAGGCGTACGTCGCCGAGCTGCGGGAGCTGATCAAGGCGCTCGGCGTGTCGGAGGCCCGGATGGAGATGGGCCAGATGCGGTGCGACGTGAACCTGTCGCTGCGCCCGCACGGCCGCGCGGAGTTCGGTACGCGGTCCGAGACGAAGAACGTCAACTCGCTGCGCAGTGTCGAGCGCGCCGCCCGGTTCGAGATCCAACGCCACGCCGCGGTGCTGGACGGCGGCGGCACGATCCTCCAGGAGACCCGGCACTTCCACGAGGAGGACGGGTCCACCACCTCCGGCCGGATCAAGGATAACGCCGAGGACTACCGGTACTTCCCGGAGCCCGACCTCGTGCCGGTCGCCCCGGCCCGCGCGTGGGTCGAGGAGCTGCGGGCCGCGCTTCCCGAGCTGCCGCGGGTACGCCGTAACCGGCTCCGCGAGGAGTGGGGCGTCTCCGAGCACGACATGCAGTCGATCCTCAACGCCGGCGCCATCGACCTCATCGTCGCCACGATCGACGCCGGCGCCCCGGCCGATCAGGCCCGTAAGTGGTGGATGGGCGAGCTGGCCCGGCACGCCAACGAGTCGGGCCGCGCGCTGGACGAGCAGCCGATCACCCCGGCGCAGGTCGCCCGGATCGCCGCGCTCGTCGCCGCCGGCGACCTGAACGACAAGTTGGCCCGTCAGGTCATCGAAGGCGTCCTCGCAGGTGAGGGCGGACCCGACACCGTCGTGGAGAAGCGCGGGCTGAAGGTCGTCTCCGACGAGGGCGCGCTCGGCGCGGCCGTGGACGAGGCGATCGCGGCCAACGCGGCCGTCGCCGACAAGATCCGCGCGGGCAAGGTCGCCGCCGCGGGCGCGCTCGTGGGCGCGGTCATGAAGGCCACGCGGGGACAGGCCGACGCGGCGCGCGTGCGCGAGCTGATCCTGGAGAAGCTCGGGGCCGAGGGCTGA
- a CDS encoding GNAT family N-acetyltransferase, whose amino-acid sequence MFAVPLGDDAELCPLEPWQAGEFLAHMDRARDLVDEHIGLAEAVTDPESALALLTAYARKQAADSGRIYGIRVGGTLVGGVLFRVFDARAGNCEVGCWLEPSATGRGLVTRAARVLIDWAVEERGIHRVEWRVSTENAASIRVAERLGMVREGVLRAEYLHRGRRVDAEVWSVLAPEWRAARHSQEALRHAP is encoded by the coding sequence ATGTTCGCCGTACCGCTCGGGGACGACGCCGAGTTGTGTCCCCTTGAACCGTGGCAGGCGGGGGAGTTCCTCGCGCACATGGACCGCGCCCGCGATCTGGTGGACGAGCACATCGGGCTCGCCGAGGCCGTCACCGATCCCGAGTCCGCCCTGGCGCTGCTCACCGCGTACGCCCGGAAGCAGGCGGCCGACTCCGGGCGCATCTACGGGATCCGGGTCGGCGGCACGCTGGTCGGCGGGGTGCTCTTCCGCGTCTTCGACGCGCGGGCCGGCAACTGTGAGGTCGGCTGCTGGCTGGAGCCCTCGGCGACCGGCCGCGGTCTGGTCACCCGGGCCGCGCGGGTGCTGATCGACTGGGCTGTCGAGGAGCGCGGGATCCACCGTGTGGAGTGGCGGGTCTCCACCGAGAACGCGGCGAGCATCCGGGTCGCGGAGCGGCTCGGCATGGTCCGGGAGGGCGTGCTGCGGGCCGAGTATCTGCACCGGGGGCGGCGGGTGGACGCCGAGGTCTGGTCCGTTCTGGCACCGGAATGGCGCGCGGCCCGGCATTCTCAGGAAGCTCTCAGACACGCCCCCTAG
- a CDS encoding AAA family ATPase produces the protein MITRIEIDGFKSFVGFGLDVRPCTVLMGVNGAGKSNLLDALDFVRRVVGAGLSKALDGSNPRLTARDLLHHTDHPRGEYTAPGLTIRVRMIVPSRFGPLSVAVRVEVERRGASAGPAKLALRRGRSGAWVSRLDRTEWMDRLALPTRLRTALVASRDLFDAHYESDWGALTEAGLSGPEELLASILRETATWERIALDPPGMRSPFGGDDGMSLLPDGRNLAAVLHRLDGDVLRDMEADLAALIPEASGIRPLYDERRGEYDFDVRFRHTGWTSPPMLSDGTLRVLALLAASYDDRRAGLLAVEEIENGLHPTRIAELVRRLRRDGDDFPDLVDRAEEAKGFRQLIATTHSPVLLSALRDDASGSLVFLEQASHIDPARPGISTVTRARPVRKPLADEEPGDTVTVEQVKRLLESMGQVIS, from the coding sequence GTGATCACCCGCATCGAGATCGACGGCTTCAAGTCGTTCGTGGGCTTCGGCCTCGACGTGCGCCCCTGCACGGTGCTCATGGGTGTCAACGGCGCGGGGAAGTCGAACCTTCTGGACGCGTTGGACTTTGTCCGGCGGGTGGTGGGAGCGGGCCTGTCGAAGGCTCTGGACGGGAGTAATCCACGGCTTACCGCGCGGGATCTGCTGCACCACACGGACCATCCGCGTGGGGAATACACCGCGCCCGGGCTGACCATCAGGGTGCGTATGATCGTCCCGAGCCGCTTCGGCCCGCTTTCCGTGGCCGTACGAGTGGAAGTTGAGCGCAGAGGGGCATCCGCCGGTCCCGCGAAGCTCGCTCTGCGCCGCGGCCGCAGTGGTGCATGGGTGAGCAGGCTGGACCGTACGGAATGGATGGACCGGCTGGCGCTGCCGACCCGGCTGCGCACAGCACTCGTCGCCTCGCGGGACCTGTTTGACGCTCATTACGAGTCGGACTGGGGGGCGTTGACCGAAGCCGGGTTGTCAGGCCCGGAGGAGCTGCTGGCGAGCATTCTGCGGGAGACCGCGACCTGGGAGCGGATCGCTCTCGATCCCCCCGGTATGCGCAGCCCGTTCGGCGGCGATGACGGGATGTCGTTGCTCCCCGACGGGCGCAACCTCGCCGCCGTACTCCATCGCCTGGACGGCGACGTACTGCGTGACATGGAAGCCGACCTGGCCGCGCTCATCCCCGAAGCCTCCGGGATCCGGCCGCTCTACGACGAGCGGCGCGGTGAGTACGACTTCGACGTACGGTTCCGGCACACCGGCTGGACCTCGCCACCCATGCTGTCGGACGGCACGCTGCGCGTCCTCGCGCTGCTCGCCGCCTCGTACGACGACCGGCGGGCCGGGCTGCTCGCCGTTGAGGAGATCGAGAACGGGCTCCATCCCACCCGGATCGCGGAGCTGGTACGGCGGCTGCGCCGGGACGGGGACGACTTCCCCGATCTGGTGGACCGGGCCGAGGAGGCCAAGGGGTTCCGCCAGCTCATCGCGACCACCCACTCGCCCGTCCTGCTCTCCGCCCTCCGCGACGACGCCTCCGGCAGCCTCGTCTTCCTGGAGCAGGCGTCCCACATCGACCCGGCGCGCCCCGGGATCTCGACCGTGACCCGGGCCCGCCCCGTGCGTAAGCCCCTCGCGGACGAGGAGCCCGGCGACACGGTCACGGTCGAGCAGGTGAAGCGGCTGCTGGAGTCCATGGGACAGGTGATCTCATGA
- a CDS encoding SLC13 family permease: protein MVAETVSVGLLLGVLAFAVVRPRGLPEAVVAVPAALLVVALGAVSPADAWEQTRTLLPVVVFLAAVLVLAQLCADEGLFAAAGDLVARVCGGRPRTLLGGVFAVAAVVTAVLSLDATVVLLTPVVFATAARVGARPRPHVYATTHLANSASLLLPVSNLTNLLAFTASGLTFTRFAALMALPWLAAIAVEYAVFRRFFAADLAAGAHPAKGGERPEVPVFTLVVLGLTLAGFAVTSFAGIEPLWAAIAGAAVLAARALRQRRTTLPGLVRATSPLFCLFVLALGVVVKAVVDNGLDTGIGRILPAGSSLLSLLAIAGVAAVLANVINNLPAILALLPVIGPAGPGPVLAALIGVNLGPNLTYVGSLATLLWRRILHEHDSEAELGRFTRLGLLTVPATLAVSTVALWGTLRLIGG from the coding sequence ATCGTCGCCGAGACCGTCTCCGTCGGGCTGCTGCTCGGCGTGCTGGCGTTCGCCGTCGTGCGCCCGCGCGGGCTGCCCGAGGCCGTTGTCGCGGTGCCGGCCGCGCTGCTGGTCGTGGCGCTCGGCGCGGTGTCGCCGGCGGACGCATGGGAACAGACCCGTACGCTCCTGCCGGTCGTCGTCTTTCTCGCGGCCGTGCTGGTGCTCGCCCAGCTCTGCGCCGACGAGGGGCTGTTCGCCGCCGCCGGGGACCTGGTGGCGCGGGTCTGCGGGGGCAGACCGCGCACCCTGCTCGGCGGGGTGTTCGCCGTCGCCGCCGTGGTCACCGCCGTACTCAGCCTGGACGCCACGGTCGTGCTGCTCACCCCGGTGGTCTTCGCCACCGCTGCCCGGGTCGGCGCCCGGCCCCGGCCGCATGTCTACGCCACGACGCATCTCGCGAACTCGGCGTCGCTGCTGCTGCCCGTGTCCAATCTGACCAATCTGCTGGCCTTCACGGCGAGCGGGCTCACCTTCACCCGGTTCGCCGCGCTGATGGCGCTGCCCTGGCTGGCGGCGATCGCCGTCGAGTACGCCGTTTTCCGCCGCTTCTTCGCCGCCGATCTGGCCGCCGGTGCGCACCCCGCGAAGGGCGGCGAGCGGCCCGAGGTGCCGGTGTTCACGCTGGTGGTGCTGGGGCTGACCCTGGCGGGGTTCGCGGTCACCTCGTTCGCCGGGATCGAGCCGCTGTGGGCGGCGATCGCCGGAGCGGCCGTGCTGGCCGCGCGGGCGCTGCGGCAGCGCCGTACGACCCTGCCGGGACTGGTCCGCGCCACGTCCCCGCTCTTCTGTCTCTTCGTCCTGGCGCTCGGGGTCGTGGTGAAGGCCGTGGTGGACAACGGCCTCGACACCGGGATCGGCCGGATCCTGCCGGCCGGCTCGTCGCTGCTCTCGCTGCTCGCCATCGCCGGGGTCGCCGCCGTACTGGCCAATGTGATCAACAACCTGCCGGCGATCCTCGCGCTGCTGCCGGTGATCGGGCCCGCGGGCCCCGGGCCGGTGCTGGCCGCGCTGATCGGCGTCAACCTCGGCCCGAATCTGACGTACGTCGGCTCGCTGGCCACCCTGCTCTGGCGGCGCATCCTCCATGAGCACGACAGCGAGGCCGAACTCGGCCGCTTCACCCGGCTCGGCCTGCTGACCGTGCCGGCCACGCTGGCCGTGTCTACGGTGGCACTGTGGGGGACGCTGCGGCTGATCGGAGGCTGA
- a CDS encoding universal stress protein, translating into MTVLVWITEATWPACVDAARRCPAGAGAAPDELALLHVSDDEVAAAAHRAYAGLLGRGHRPDRDPGARLEALSRPAAADLLEAAAHRLGRPCVFLEHHGRVEHEVVRAAAGAELLICARDGEPGRPGPHSLGRATRFVVDHAECPVLLVWPYGAEVPVPPPV; encoded by the coding sequence GTGACCGTACTCGTCTGGATCACCGAGGCCACCTGGCCGGCCTGTGTCGACGCGGCCCGGCGCTGCCCGGCCGGTGCCGGTGCCGCGCCCGACGAGCTGGCGCTGCTGCATGTCAGCGACGACGAGGTGGCCGCCGCCGCGCACCGCGCCTACGCGGGCCTCCTCGGCCGCGGCCACCGGCCGGACCGGGACCCCGGCGCCCGGCTCGAAGCCCTCTCCCGGCCGGCCGCCGCGGATCTCCTGGAGGCCGCCGCGCACCGGCTCGGCCGGCCCTGCGTGTTCCTCGAACACCACGGCCGGGTGGAGCACGAGGTCGTACGGGCGGCGGCCGGGGCGGAGCTGCTGATCTGCGCCCGCGACGGCGAGCCCGGGCGGCCGGGGCCGCACAGCCTCGGGCGGGCGACCCGGTTCGTGGTGGACCACGCCGAGTGCCCGGTGCTGCTGGTGTGGCCGTACGGCGCGGAGGTGCCGGTGCCGCCGCCGGTGTAG